A genomic region of bacterium contains the following coding sequences:
- a CDS encoding L,D-transpeptidase, whose amino-acid sequence MKPSKLILSLCAAVLTAACPSLAREIPAYLLQMGPSGKSHALVVDKKTQTLALYSSAAEGPQLVKEFRCTTGKNNNGPKSRKGDKKTPNGIYFFRGHLDDGQLPDKYGVMAFTMDYPNDYDELDNKTGSGIWLHAVDDDNRVNQSYDTEGCVVVTNEDIRELSHFIGLRDTPIIIDDSLMNLPPAEMERERKEMNALIDKWRVSWAGKDLDGYMDCYHERFHGKKGMNKKAWRDYKGRLNRQYKKIEVKVTDLRLWRYHDYTVASFIQSYKSSGFSASGFKLLYLMDSKEGWKIFSEKM is encoded by the coding sequence ATGAAACCGAGCAAATTGATCCTCAGCCTGTGCGCCGCCGTCCTGACCGCGGCCTGTCCCTCCCTTGCCCGTGAAATCCCGGCTTACCTTCTACAGATGGGTCCCTCCGGAAAGAGCCACGCCCTGGTGGTGGACAAGAAAACCCAGACCCTGGCCCTTTACAGCTCCGCGGCCGAGGGCCCGCAACTGGTCAAGGAGTTCCGCTGCACCACCGGCAAGAACAACAACGGCCCCAAGTCCCGCAAGGGCGACAAGAAGACCCCGAACGGGATTTACTTCTTCCGCGGCCATCTGGATGACGGGCAGCTGCCCGACAAGTACGGCGTGATGGCGTTCACCATGGACTATCCCAACGATTACGACGAGCTGGACAACAAGACCGGCTCCGGCATCTGGCTGCACGCGGTGGATGACGACAACCGGGTCAACCAGAGCTACGACACCGAGGGCTGCGTGGTGGTGACCAACGAGGATATCCGCGAGCTGTCGCATTTCATCGGCCTGCGCGACACCCCGATCATCATCGACGACAGCCTGATGAACCTTCCCCCGGCCGAGATGGAGCGCGAGCGCAAGGAAATGAACGCGCTGATCGACAAGTGGCGCGTCTCCTGGGCCGGCAAGGACCTGGACGGCTACATGGACTGCTATCACGAGCGGTTCCACGGCAAGAAAGGCATGAACAAGAAAGCCTGGCGCGACTACAAGGGCCGCCTCAACCGTCAGTACAAGAAAATCGAGGTCAAGGTCACGGACCTGCGCCTGTGGCGCTACCACGATTACACCGTGGCCTCGTTCATCCAGAGCTACAAGTCCAGCGGGTTCAGCGCCAGCGGTTTCAAGCTGCTCTACCTGATGGACTCCAAAGAGGGCTGGAAAATATTCTCCGAGAAAATGTAG
- a CDS encoding rRNA pseudouridine synthase — protein sequence MDNESVKIQKFLADCGLSSRRGAERLVREGRVRINGQVVTDPAVRVDPAADLVECEGRALSVNSEASPKGLILYKTVGTVTSTADPHNQDTVYSLLPPEEREHRWIYVGRLDKDSEGLVLFTDSGELAHRLTHPSFKVPKHYVVQVAGKLETRHLRQLEHGLEIEGTPMRMDSARIIRSDAETTTLEAVLHQGEKRQVRRMLGEVGFRVIHLCRTELGPLSLSGLSPGQSRRCTPREMRALERQPAGEDKAPGEK from the coding sequence GTGGACAACGAAAGCGTGAAGATACAGAAATTCCTGGCCGACTGCGGCCTCAGCTCGCGCCGCGGGGCCGAGCGCCTGGTGCGCGAGGGCCGGGTGCGGATCAACGGGCAGGTCGTAACCGACCCGGCCGTGCGCGTGGACCCTGCCGCCGACCTGGTGGAATGCGAGGGCCGTGCGCTCAGCGTGAATTCGGAGGCCAGCCCGAAGGGGCTGATCCTCTACAAGACAGTCGGCACGGTCACCTCGACCGCCGACCCGCACAACCAGGACACGGTCTACAGCCTTCTGCCGCCCGAGGAGCGGGAGCACCGCTGGATTTACGTGGGACGTCTGGACAAGGACAGCGAGGGGTTGGTGCTGTTCACCGACTCGGGCGAGCTGGCCCACCGTCTGACCCACCCCTCGTTCAAGGTGCCCAAGCACTACGTGGTCCAGGTGGCCGGCAAGCTGGAGACCCGTCATCTGCGCCAGTTGGAGCATGGCCTGGAGATCGAGGGGACCCCGATGCGCATGGACAGCGCCCGGATCATCCGCTCCGACGCCGAGACCACCACGCTGGAGGCCGTGCTGCACCAGGGCGAGAAACGCCAGGTCCGCCGTATGCTGGGGGAGGTCGGGTTCAGGGTGATCCACCTCTGCCGCACCGAGCTGGGGCCGCTCAGCCTGTCCGGCCTGAGCCCGGGCCAGAGCCGTCGCTGCACGCCGCGCGAGATGCGCGCCCTGGAGCGGCAGCCCGCGGGTGAAGACAAGGCGCCTGGCGAGAAATGA
- the scpB gene encoding SMC-Scp complex subunit ScpB, producing MAEHTIEQVVEALVFASAEPVAAERIASVLDISAETVASAVEALNSAYEMQGRSFRILMISGGYQHRTLPDFAEQIRSLGRQVAAGKMSLQALETLAIIAYRQPISRAEVDKIRGVNASGVIKTLIEKKLVTVTGRAQVLGRPLLYGTTSQFLRHFGLAGLDQLPRESELQVLLEEHSGPAADKSAPAPAGEAAPADGEQRVLM from the coding sequence ATGGCTGAGCACACGATAGAACAGGTGGTCGAGGCGTTGGTGTTCGCCTCGGCCGAGCCGGTGGCCGCCGAGCGTATCGCCTCGGTCCTGGACATCTCGGCCGAGACCGTGGCCAGCGCGGTGGAGGCGCTCAACTCGGCCTACGAGATGCAGGGCCGCTCGTTCCGCATCCTGATGATCTCGGGTGGCTACCAGCACCGCACCCTGCCCGATTTCGCCGAGCAGATCCGCAGCCTGGGCCGTCAGGTGGCCGCCGGCAAGATGAGCCTCCAGGCCCTGGAGACCCTGGCCATCATCGCCTACCGCCAGCCGATCAGCCGGGCCGAGGTGGACAAGATTCGCGGGGTCAACGCCAGCGGAGTGATCAAGACCCTGATCGAGAAAAAGCTGGTCACCGTGACCGGCCGGGCCCAGGTGCTGGGCCGTCCGCTGCTCTACGGCACCACGTCCCAGTTCCTGCGGCATTTCGGCCTGGCCGGTCTGGACCAGCTGCCGCGCGAAAGCGAGCTCCAGGTGCTGCTGGAGGAACATTCCGGCCCCGCCGCCGACAAGAGCGCCCCGGCACCCGCCGGTGAGGCCGCCCCGGCGGATGGGGAGCAACGGGTCCTGATGTGA
- a CDS encoding segregation/condensation protein A, with protein sequence MADYQVRLDVFEGPMDLLVFLIRKNEIDIYDIPIALIADQYMQYITQAGIQDLEQAGDFLLLAATLLQIKSRMLLPRPVGEDEEYEDPRTELVEKIVEYLQFKEIAEHMRRLEELSQRRSERGLNELELLSAEEGADQSEGPQIDATINDLMLAFSRFLNRKPPAPPPVHRVVREKISTAQRVTLIRRLLAAKKRILLSDLFPEGGTRMLLVVTIVALLEMAKQGEIKVEQADNFGNLWVLRGRKRPAEGDAQAEDVPQNGFAPPEGDGVAGQDSPPPAEPDGDSTGELET encoded by the coding sequence ATGGCCGACTACCAGGTGCGGCTGGATGTGTTCGAGGGTCCGATGGACTTGCTGGTCTTTCTGATCCGCAAGAACGAGATCGACATCTACGACATCCCGATCGCGCTGATCGCCGACCAGTACATGCAGTACATCACGCAGGCGGGAATCCAGGACCTGGAGCAGGCGGGCGATTTCCTGCTCCTGGCCGCCACGCTGCTGCAGATCAAGAGCCGCATGCTGCTGCCGCGCCCCGTGGGCGAGGACGAGGAGTACGAGGACCCGCGCACCGAGCTGGTGGAGAAGATTGTCGAGTACCTCCAGTTCAAGGAAATCGCCGAGCACATGCGCCGTCTGGAGGAGCTGAGCCAGCGCCGCAGCGAGCGCGGGCTGAACGAGCTGGAGCTGCTCTCGGCCGAGGAGGGCGCGGACCAGTCCGAGGGGCCGCAGATCGACGCCACGATCAACGACCTGATGCTGGCGTTCAGCCGTTTCCTCAACCGCAAGCCCCCGGCGCCGCCCCCGGTGCACCGGGTGGTGCGCGAGAAAATCAGCACCGCCCAGCGCGTGACCCTGATCCGCCGCCTGCTGGCCGCGAAAAAGCGAATCCTGCTGAGCGACCTGTTCCCAGAGGGCGGCACCCGCATGCTGCTGGTGGTGACTATCGTGGCCCTGCTCGAGATGGCCAAGCAGGGTGAGATCAAGGTGGAGCAGGCCGACAATTTCGGCAACCTCTGGGTGCTGCGCGGCAGGAAACGCCCGGCCGAGGGAGACGCCCAGGCGGAGGACGTGCCGCAAAACGGTTTCGCGCCCCCGGAGGGCGACGGCGTTGCCGGGCAGGACAGCCCTCCCCCGGCCGAACCGGACGGGGATTCCACAGGAGAGCTTGAAACCTGA